From a single Candoia aspera isolate rCanAsp1 chromosome 2, rCanAsp1.hap2, whole genome shotgun sequence genomic region:
- the MON1A gene encoding vacuolar fusion protein MON1 homolog A codes for MAADVYKKEGDVPNGSLVPADGQQSERSESPTPGLTQGTEPGAGQEEAIFVHTKSYEDLTSTDNPESAPRSPGEREEPQGDEIKMEEISKDFSELSTQLTGIALDLEEEIRQNDEEKLELSPQASRRDSVLSGKDEEDITMEAWRMHQKHIFVLSEAGKPVYSRYGCEEALSSTMGVMMALVSFVEAEKNAIRSIHADGYKVVFVRKSPLVLVAVAQTRQSEQEIAQELLYIYYQIVSLLTLTQLNRIFQQKQNYDLRRLLAGSERITDNLVDLMARDPSFLMGAARCLPMAAGVRDVVSACLQQAKAKSLVFAILLSKNQLVSLVRKKDQFLHPIDLHLLFNLISSSSSFREGEAWTPICLPKFNSNGFFHAHISYLEPNIDLCLLLISTDREDFFTVSHCKQRFQERLKKRGVHHALLEALHTPFYSVSQVGIPDLRHFIYKSKSSGLFTSPEIEAPYITEEEKKRLLELYQYLHSRAHNSSHPLNNIYYTGANENLLAWVTSAFELYVCFSPLGTKAAAVSAVNKLMKWIRKEEDRLFILTPQTY; via the exons ATGGCTGCTGACGTTTATAAGAAGGAGGGTGATGTGCCAAATGGGTCCTTGGTCCCAGCTGATGGACAGCAGTCTGAAAGGTCAGAAAGTCCAACCCCAGGATTGACCCAGGGAACAGAACCAG GGGCAGGCCAAGAGGAAGCCATATTTGTTCACACCAAGTCATATGAGGACCTAACCAGTACCGACAATCCAGAATCAGCCCCCCGGAGCCCAGGTGAGAGGGAAGAACCTCAAGGTGATGAGATCAAGATGGAAGAGATCAGCAAGGATTTCAGTGAGCTAAGCACACAGCTTACTGGTATAGCACTGGATCTGGAAGAAGAGATAAGGCAGAATGATGAGGAAAAGTTGGAACTCTCACCACAAGCTTCACGTCGAGATTCAGTCCTATCAGGAAAAGATGAAGAAGACATAACCATGGAAGCCTGGCGCATGCACCAGAAGCATATCTTTGTTCTAAGTGAGGCAGGCAAGCCAGTTTACTCACGCTATGGGTGTGAAGAGGCTTTGTCCAGTACCATGGGAGTAATGATGGCTCTAGTGTCCTTTGTAGAAGCAGAGAAGAATGCCATCAGATCTATTCATGCAG ATGGATACAAGGTGGTCTTTGTGCGCAAGAGTCCCCTGGTGCTTGTTGCAGTGGCTCAGACTCGACAGTCAGAGCAAGAAATTGCTCAAGAACTCCTTTATATCTATTACCAAATTGTCAGTCTCTTGACATTGACTCAGCTTAACCGCATCTTCCAACAGAAGCAGAACTATGATCTAAGGAGACTGCTAGCAGGCTCTGAGCGTATAACTGACAACTTGGTAGACCTGATGGCTAGAGACCCCAGTTTTCTCATGGGGGCAGCACGTTGCCTGCCTATGGCTGCTGGAGTCAGGGATGTGGTGAGTGCTTGCCTCCAACAAGCCAAAGCGAAAAGCCTGGTATTTGCCATCTTATTGTCGAAGAACCAATTGGTATCACTTGTGAGGAAAAAGGACCAATTCCTACATCCAATTGATCTCCATTTACTCTTTAATCTCATTAGCTCATCTTCCTCATTTAGAGAAGGAGAAGCTTGGACTCCAATATGCCTTCCCAAGTTTAATTCCAATGGTTTCTTCCATGCTCACATTTCTTATTTGGAACCAAACATTGATTTGTGCCTTCTTCTGATTTCTACTGACCGTGAAGACTTTTTTACTGTATCTCACTGCAAGCAAAGGTTCCAAGAACGGCTAAAGAAGCGTGGTGTTCATCATGCTCTCTTGGAAGCACTGCATACTCCTTTCTACAGTGTCTCCCAGGTGGGAATCCCAGACCTTCGACATTTCATCTACAAATCTAAGAGTTCAGGACTTTTTACCAG CCCAGAGATTGAGGCTCCCTACATCactgaggaggaaaagaaaagacttCTGGAATTGTATCAGTACTTACATAGCCGAGCTCACAATTCCTCCCATCCTCTAAATAACATCTATTATACTGGAGCAAATGAGAATCTCCTGGCTTGG GTGACTAGTGCTTTTGAACTTTATGTATGCTTCAGCCCCCTGGGCACCAAAGCAGCAGCTGTCAGCGCTGTCAACAAGCTGATGAAGTGGATCCGTAAGGAAGAGGACCGGCTCTTTATATTGACGCCCCAGACTTACTGA